A window from Nocardioides mesophilus encodes these proteins:
- a CDS encoding PH domain-containing protein gives MPLPHTFRPLGVRIAVFVFGALLLLVTAVIWFTFPQSIRDQFTIFQRGTVIVLGLGFLSLGWGLARSRVEARDTGLTVVNGYRSRTFEWAQIVAITLRPGSPWAELDLSDGTTVAAIGIQGSDGARAVQHVREIRQLVERHSGNA, from the coding sequence GTGCCGCTGCCTCACACCTTCCGGCCGCTGGGGGTCCGGATCGCGGTCTTCGTGTTCGGCGCCCTGCTGCTGCTGGTGACCGCGGTCATCTGGTTCACGTTCCCGCAGTCCATCCGGGACCAGTTCACGATCTTCCAGCGGGGGACGGTCATCGTGCTCGGCCTCGGGTTCCTGTCCCTCGGCTGGGGGTTGGCCCGCAGCCGGGTGGAGGCACGCGACACCGGCCTGACGGTCGTGAACGGCTACCGCTCCCGCACCTTCGAGTGGGCACAGATCGTGGCGATCACGCTGCGGCCCGGCAGCCCGTGGGCCGAGCTCGACCTCAGCGACGGGACCACGGTCGCGGCGATCGGCATCCAGGGCTCCGACGGCGCCCGGGCCGTCCAGCACGTCCGTGAGATCCGCCAGCTCGTCGAGCGGCACTCCGGCAACGCCTGA
- a CDS encoding phosphoribosyl-ATP diphosphatase: MKTFDELWTELAEKARTRPEGSGTVAELDAGVHAIGKKLVEEAAESWMAAEHEGPERTAEEISQLLYHAQVLMLATGLDLDDVYTHL; this comes from the coding sequence ATGAAGACGTTCGACGAGCTCTGGACCGAGCTGGCCGAGAAGGCACGGACCCGTCCCGAGGGCAGCGGCACGGTCGCCGAGCTGGACGCCGGGGTGCATGCGATCGGCAAGAAGCTGGTCGAGGAGGCCGCCGAGTCCTGGATGGCCGCCGAGCACGAGGGACCCGAGCGCACCGCCGAGGAGATCAGCCAACTGCTGTACCACGCGCAGGTGCTGATGCTGGCCACCGGTCTCGACCTCGACGACGTCTACACCCACCTCTGA
- a CDS encoding FdrA family protein — translation MTRTLEVRSGVYVDSVTLMQVSRRVAAVEGVDAALVAMATDLNLDLARGMGFEVPAGVGPNELLVAVDATGDAALAEALRRLDEALHEQRPAPTGFGAPPAALTVRAAARGLDPASAVALVSTPGRHAFSDAVDAVDAGLTTLVFSDNVPVEQEVALKRYAEQDGVLVMGPDCGTAVIGGVGLGFANVVRPGPVGIVAASGTGAQHLMCLLDGAGIGVTHCLGVGGRDLSEAVGGLSTLRALELLDADPDVELVVVVSKPPSPAVAEAVRRRAERLGTPVQLALLGPGRPDLTASAREVARSLGHEWSAPEHWAGAPGRGRPGGFLRGLYSGGTLCDEAMLVAGERLGPIASNIPLDPADALAPGLASRGHTMIDFGDDALTRGRPHPMIDGSLRVERLRAETADPTAGVLLLDVVLGHGADPDPAAGLAGPVQEAVAAGLPVVVCVVGSREDPQDLRRQCGRLTEAGAAVHRSNAAATRAALDLLEPAEEDR, via the coding sequence ATGACCCGCACCCTGGAGGTCCGCTCGGGCGTCTACGTCGACTCGGTGACCCTGATGCAGGTCAGCCGCCGCGTGGCCGCGGTCGAGGGCGTCGACGCCGCGCTGGTCGCGATGGCGACCGACCTCAACCTCGACCTGGCGCGCGGCATGGGCTTCGAGGTCCCGGCCGGGGTCGGACCGAACGAGCTGCTGGTCGCCGTCGACGCCACTGGCGACGCCGCGCTCGCGGAGGCGCTCCGACGCCTGGACGAGGCGCTGCACGAGCAGCGGCCGGCGCCCACCGGGTTCGGCGCGCCACCGGCGGCCCTCACCGTCCGTGCAGCCGCCCGCGGCCTGGACCCGGCGAGCGCCGTGGCGCTCGTGTCCACGCCGGGCCGGCACGCGTTCTCCGACGCGGTGGACGCGGTCGACGCCGGGCTGACCACCCTGGTGTTCTCCGACAACGTCCCGGTCGAGCAGGAGGTGGCGCTCAAGCGCTACGCCGAGCAGGACGGCGTGCTGGTGATGGGGCCCGACTGCGGGACCGCGGTGATCGGCGGGGTCGGGCTCGGCTTCGCCAACGTGGTCCGGCCGGGGCCGGTCGGGATCGTGGCGGCGTCCGGCACCGGTGCCCAGCACCTGATGTGCCTGCTCGACGGGGCCGGGATCGGGGTCACCCACTGCCTCGGCGTCGGGGGCCGCGACCTGTCCGAGGCGGTCGGCGGGCTGTCCACGCTGCGGGCGCTGGAGCTGCTCGACGCCGACCCCGACGTGGAGCTCGTGGTGGTGGTCTCCAAGCCGCCGTCACCGGCCGTCGCCGAGGCGGTACGGCGGCGCGCGGAGCGGCTGGGCACGCCCGTGCAGCTGGCCCTGCTGGGTCCCGGCCGGCCGGACCTGACCGCGTCGGCCCGCGAGGTCGCCCGTTCCCTGGGTCACGAGTGGTCGGCGCCGGAGCACTGGGCCGGGGCGCCGGGGCGCGGCCGGCCCGGTGGCTTCCTGCGCGGCCTCTACTCCGGCGGGACGCTGTGCGACGAGGCGATGCTGGTCGCCGGTGAGCGGCTCGGCCCGATCGCCTCGAACATCCCCCTCGACCCGGCCGACGCGCTCGCGCCGGGCCTCGCGTCCCGCGGGCACACGATGATCGACTTCGGCGACGACGCGCTGACCCGCGGGCGCCCGCACCCGATGATCGACGGCAGCCTGCGGGTCGAGCGGTTGCGCGCCGAGACCGCCGACCCGACCGCCGGCGTGCTGCTGCTGGACGTGGTGCTCGGTCACGGTGCCGACCCCGACCCGGCGGCCGGCCTGGCCGGGCCGGTGCAGGAGGCGGTGGCGGCCGGCCTCCCGGTGGTCGTCTGCGTCGTCGGCAGCCGCGAGGACCCCCAGGACCTGCGGCGCCAGTGCGGCCGGCTGACGGAGGCCGGGGCTGCCGTGCACCGGTCGAACGCCGCCGCCACCCGCGCGGCGCTGGACCTGCTGGAGCCGGCCGAGGAGGACCGATGA
- the hisG gene encoding ATP phosphoribosyltransferase: MSHDLLRIAIPNKGSLSQSASDILREAGYKQRSDGKQLTLVDVDNGVEFFYLRPRDIALYVGEGTLDVGITGRDLLLDSGAKAEEALELGFGRSRFRFAARPGVIGSVTDLAGKRIATSYDGVVRRYLEEHGIDASVTRLDGAVETSVQLGVADVIADVVETGSTLRQAGLEVFGEPILESEAVLITRSGADLAADFDVFRRRLEGVLVARSYVMMDYDISEERVEQAVALTPGIESPTVSPLHREGWVAVRSMVRRDTAQRVMDELWELGARGILSTDIHACRL; the protein is encoded by the coding sequence ATGAGCCACGATCTCCTCCGGATCGCGATCCCGAACAAGGGCTCGCTGTCCCAGTCCGCCTCTGACATCCTCCGCGAGGCCGGCTACAAGCAGCGCAGCGACGGCAAGCAGCTGACGCTGGTCGACGTCGACAACGGCGTCGAGTTCTTCTACCTGCGTCCGCGCGACATCGCGCTGTACGTCGGCGAGGGCACCCTCGACGTCGGCATCACCGGACGTGACCTGCTGCTGGACTCCGGCGCCAAGGCCGAGGAGGCGCTCGAGCTGGGCTTCGGCCGCTCCCGGTTCCGGTTCGCCGCCCGTCCGGGCGTGATCGGCTCCGTGACCGACCTGGCGGGTAAGCGGATCGCCACGTCGTACGACGGGGTGGTGCGCCGCTACCTCGAGGAGCACGGCATCGACGCCTCGGTCACCCGGCTCGACGGTGCCGTGGAGACCAGCGTCCAGCTCGGCGTCGCCGACGTGATCGCCGACGTCGTCGAGACCGGCAGCACGTTGCGCCAGGCCGGCCTGGAGGTGTTCGGGGAGCCGATCCTGGAGTCCGAGGCGGTGCTGATCACCCGCAGCGGCGCCGACCTGGCCGCCGACTTCGACGTCTTCCGGCGCCGGCTCGAGGGCGTGCTGGTGGCCCGTTCCTACGTGATGATGGACTACGACATCAGCGAGGAGCGGGTCGAGCAGGCCGTCGCCCTGACGCCCGGCATCGAGAGCCCGACGGTCTCGCCGTTGCATCGCGAAGGGTGGGTCGCGGTCCGGTCGATGGTCCGGCGCGACACCGCCCAGCGCGTCATGGACGAGCTGTGGGAGCTCGGTGCCCGCGGCATCCTCTCCACCGACATCCACGCGTGCCGGTTGTGA
- a CDS encoding DUF1116 domain-containing protein, producing MRTPETVVTAGAALLADALDGQAVATRRVDWRPPSGDPAALAAVMGDRRRRPANAQALAAMLAAEACLVDVRPAAEVLGLEPGRFLHAGPPLDWARASGPLRGALVGAMLLEGLAGDPAEAERRLAAGDGVSWEPCHHHGGVGPMAGVVSPSMWVFELRDDVHGHTSWCTLNEGLGKVLRYGAYGPEVIDRLQWMGRVLGPLLQGAVRSAGPVDVRAIVAQMVQMGDEGHNRNRAGTLMFLRELLPALIDSGAPSRDVAEAVRFVSGNDHFFLNLVMPACKLQTRAAAGIPGSTVVTVMSRNGTDFGIQTSGTGERWFTAPANTPEGLYLGSYGPDDANPDIGDSAITETAGLGGMSMATAPAIVRFVGGSVPDALATTQRMYDITVGENPAFAIPILEFRGAPTGIDVTAVLRSGVLPQINTGMAGRVAGTGQVGAGLVTPPVECFTQALDALAAAT from the coding sequence ATGAGGACACCGGAGACCGTCGTCACCGCGGGGGCCGCGCTGCTGGCCGACGCCCTCGACGGGCAGGCCGTGGCCACCCGGCGGGTGGACTGGCGGCCACCCTCCGGGGACCCCGCCGCCCTGGCCGCGGTGATGGGCGACCGCCGCCGGCGCCCGGCCAACGCGCAGGCGCTCGCGGCGATGCTCGCCGCGGAGGCCTGCCTGGTCGACGTACGCCCGGCGGCGGAGGTGCTCGGGCTCGAGCCGGGCCGGTTCCTGCACGCCGGGCCGCCGCTGGACTGGGCGCGCGCCTCCGGCCCGCTGCGCGGTGCGCTGGTCGGCGCGATGCTCCTCGAGGGGCTGGCCGGTGACCCGGCGGAGGCCGAGCGCCGGCTCGCCGCAGGCGACGGGGTGTCCTGGGAGCCCTGCCACCACCACGGCGGGGTCGGTCCGATGGCCGGCGTGGTGTCCCCGTCGATGTGGGTCTTCGAGCTGCGGGACGACGTGCACGGCCACACCTCGTGGTGCACGCTCAACGAGGGACTCGGCAAGGTGCTGCGCTACGGCGCCTACGGCCCCGAGGTGATCGACCGGCTGCAGTGGATGGGCCGGGTGCTCGGGCCGCTGCTCCAGGGCGCGGTGCGGTCCGCCGGTCCGGTCGACGTGCGCGCGATCGTCGCGCAGATGGTCCAGATGGGCGACGAGGGCCACAACCGCAACCGGGCCGGCACGCTGATGTTCCTCCGGGAGCTGCTGCCCGCCCTGATCGACTCCGGCGCACCCTCGCGCGACGTCGCGGAGGCGGTGCGGTTCGTCTCCGGCAACGACCACTTCTTCCTCAACCTCGTGATGCCGGCCTGCAAGCTGCAGACCCGGGCCGCGGCCGGGATCCCCGGCTCCACGGTCGTGACGGTGATGTCGCGCAACGGCACCGACTTCGGGATCCAGACCTCCGGCACCGGCGAGCGCTGGTTCACCGCGCCGGCGAACACCCCCGAGGGCCTCTACCTCGGCAGCTACGGCCCCGACGACGCCAACCCCGACATCGGCGACTCCGCGATCACCGAGACCGCCGGCCTCGGCGGCATGTCGATGGCGACCGCGCCCGCGATCGTCCGCTTCGTCGGCGGCTCGGTGCCGGACGCGTTGGCCACCACGCAACGGATGTACGACATCACCGTCGGGGAGAACCCGGCGTTCGCGATCCCGATCCTGGAGTTCCGCGGCGCCCCGACCGGCATCGACGTGACCGCGGTGCTCCGCTCCGGCGTGCTGCCGCAGATCAACACCGGGATGGCCGGGCGGGTCGCCGGCACCGGGCAGGTCGGCGCCGGGCTGGTCACCCCGCCGGTGGAGTGCTTCACGCAGGCGCTGGACGCGCTGGCGGCGGCCACCTGA
- a CDS encoding 4a-hydroxytetrahydrobiopterin dehydratase, with product MEKLTVQDILDADLDGWRRLAQALHARFRTGDFATGLAFVSAVGEAAEAVGHHPDVTLTYGFVDLKLLSHDVGAVTGRDLELARRINEIARKQGIGTATDPLTEVELALDTADIAAVGPFWAALLTGSTDALSGNDVVDPAGRVPLLWFQGTEAHETPRQRFHLDVWVPHDLAERRIAAAVAAGGRVVDDREAPSFVVLADPEGNRACVCTCLER from the coding sequence ATGGAGAAGCTGACCGTCCAGGACATCCTCGACGCGGACCTCGACGGCTGGCGACGGCTCGCCCAGGCGTTGCACGCCCGCTTTCGCACCGGCGACTTCGCCACCGGGCTGGCGTTCGTCTCCGCGGTCGGCGAGGCCGCCGAGGCCGTCGGGCACCATCCGGACGTGACGCTGACCTACGGGTTCGTCGACCTGAAGCTGCTCAGCCACGACGTCGGCGCGGTCACCGGCCGCGACCTGGAGCTGGCCCGGCGGATCAACGAGATCGCCCGCAAGCAGGGGATCGGCACGGCCACCGACCCGCTGACCGAGGTCGAGCTGGCGCTCGACACCGCCGACATCGCGGCCGTCGGACCGTTCTGGGCGGCGCTGCTGACCGGGTCCACCGACGCGCTGAGCGGCAACGACGTCGTCGACCCCGCCGGCCGGGTGCCGCTGCTGTGGTTCCAGGGCACGGAGGCGCACGAGACGCCGCGGCAGCGCTTCCACCTCGACGTGTGGGTGCCGCACGACCTCGCCGAGCGGCGGATCGCCGCCGCGGTCGCGGCGGGCGGCCGGGTCGTCGACGACCGCGAAGCCCCGTCGTTCGTGGTGCTGGCCGACCCGGAGGGCAACCGGGCCTGCGTGTGCACCTGCCTGGAGCGGTGA
- a CDS encoding DUF2877 domain-containing protein, which translates to MIPVRSSVPVAASTLLTTLLTGAPGPRSATAPLRQVHRTRMSVHYETGRDDVPLLCVALPEAVRLPASLLTATLPDGPVDLDRWQVTRWWQPPRPSGLVPPARTHHDGSSEEQPAVLDPAALVGAGEGLTPAGDDLLAAALVTARATGDPRLPRWCAATEVALATRRTTAVSRALLHHALEGWCVPELAGYLEAACSGHGLPAATARLLALGHSSGAALRAGVHLVLDSRAVAAPGGAA; encoded by the coding sequence GTGATCCCCGTGAGGTCGTCCGTGCCGGTCGCCGCGTCCACGCTGCTGACCACGCTGCTCACCGGGGCCCCCGGGCCGCGGTCGGCGACCGCTCCCCTGCGGCAGGTGCACCGGACCCGGATGAGCGTGCACTACGAGACCGGCCGCGACGACGTACCGCTGCTCTGCGTGGCGCTGCCGGAGGCCGTGCGGCTGCCGGCCTCGCTGCTGACGGCGACGCTCCCCGACGGCCCGGTGGACCTCGACCGGTGGCAGGTGACCCGCTGGTGGCAGCCGCCGCGGCCGAGCGGCCTGGTCCCGCCCGCCCGGACGCACCACGACGGCTCGTCCGAGGAGCAACCGGCGGTTCTCGACCCGGCCGCCCTCGTCGGGGCCGGCGAGGGACTGACCCCGGCCGGCGACGACCTGCTCGCCGCCGCCCTGGTCACCGCCCGCGCCACCGGCGACCCGCGGCTGCCCCGCTGGTGCGCCGCGACCGAGGTGGCGCTGGCGACCCGGCGTACGACGGCTGTCTCCCGCGCCCTGCTGCACCACGCTCTGGAGGGCTGGTGCGTCCCCGAGCTGGCCGGCTACCTCGAGGCCGCCTGCTCCGGGCACGGGCTGCCCGCGGCGACCGCCAGGCTGCTCGCGCTCGGCCACAGCTCGGGGGCCGCGTTGCGCGCGGGTGTGCACCTGGTCCTCGACAGCCGTGCCGTCGCAGCACCCGGAGGAGCCGCATGA
- the ribH gene encoding 6,7-dimethyl-8-ribityllumazine synthase produces the protein MSGAGSPQDRPVDCHDLRVAVVAASWHEQVMDGLVAGARRALEAYRVEASHVVRVPGSFELPVVAQALAEDGYDAVVALGVVIRGGTPHFDYVCSAATDGLSRVALDTGTAVGFGLLTCDTDEQALDRAGLEGSSEDKGYEATAAALMTAMTLRGIRRSADRADAVPL, from the coding sequence GTGAGCGGAGCAGGAAGCCCCCAGGACCGTCCCGTCGACTGCCACGACCTGCGGGTCGCGGTGGTCGCCGCGAGCTGGCACGAGCAGGTGATGGACGGCCTCGTCGCCGGCGCCCGTCGGGCCCTGGAGGCCTACCGGGTGGAGGCCTCGCACGTCGTCCGGGTCCCCGGCTCCTTCGAGCTGCCGGTCGTCGCCCAGGCGCTGGCCGAGGACGGCTACGACGCGGTGGTCGCCCTCGGTGTGGTGATCCGCGGCGGCACCCCGCACTTCGACTACGTCTGCTCGGCGGCCACCGACGGGCTCTCGCGGGTCGCGCTCGACACCGGCACCGCGGTCGGCTTCGGCCTGCTCACCTGCGACACCGACGAGCAGGCGCTGGACCGCGCCGGCCTGGAGGGGTCCTCGGAGGACAAGGGCTACGAGGCCACGGCGGCGGCGCTGATGACCGCGATGACCCTGCGCGGGATCCGTCGGTCGGCGGACCGCGCGGACGCCGTACCCTTGTGA
- a CDS encoding FAD binding domain-containing protein produces the protein MKPSPFHYHRPATVEEAVRLLAELRAGGADAKVLAGGQSLVPLMSMRLAAPGHLVDINHLPGLDRVEVTAGEVRVGALARHRTVERDDAAYAACPLLRRALVHVAHPAIRNRGTTVGSIVHADPAGEMTAVLAVLGGRLELVSTSGTRQVAAETLFTGPMTTTVRTDELAVAALFPVPPAGTGSAFVELARRSGDYALCGVAALVTVDADLAVTGARLGLISVGPMPVVVDLAPAVHGSGGGIDVAAVRALVDAAVEPDADIHASAEYRRHLAGVLSERAVGAALEDALRRRRGRSAA, from the coding sequence GTGAAGCCGTCCCCGTTCCACTACCACCGCCCCGCCACGGTCGAGGAGGCCGTGCGGCTGCTTGCCGAGCTCCGCGCCGGCGGCGCCGACGCCAAGGTGCTGGCCGGCGGGCAGAGCCTGGTCCCGCTGATGTCGATGCGGCTGGCCGCGCCCGGCCACCTCGTCGACATCAACCACCTGCCCGGGCTGGACCGGGTCGAGGTGACCGCCGGTGAGGTCCGGGTGGGGGCGCTCGCCCGGCACCGCACGGTGGAGCGGGACGACGCGGCGTACGCCGCCTGCCCGCTGCTGCGCCGGGCGCTGGTCCACGTCGCGCACCCGGCGATCCGCAACCGCGGCACGACGGTCGGCAGCATCGTGCACGCCGACCCGGCCGGGGAGATGACCGCGGTGCTCGCGGTGCTCGGCGGCCGGCTGGAGCTCGTCTCGACCTCCGGCACCCGCCAGGTCGCCGCCGAGACGCTGTTCACCGGGCCGATGACCACCACCGTCCGCACCGACGAGCTCGCCGTGGCAGCCCTCTTCCCGGTCCCGCCGGCCGGCACCGGCTCGGCCTTCGTCGAGCTGGCCCGGCGCTCGGGGGACTACGCGCTGTGCGGGGTGGCGGCGCTGGTCACCGTCGACGCCGACCTCGCGGTCACCGGCGCCCGGCTCGGGCTGATCAGCGTGGGACCGATGCCCGTCGTGGTCGACCTGGCCCCGGCGGTCCACGGCAGCGGCGGCGGGATCGACGTGGCCGCGGTGCGCGCCCTGGTCGACGCCGCGGTCGAGCCCGACGCCGACATCCACGCCAGCGCCGAGTACCGCCGCCACCTCGCCGGCGTGCTCAGCGAGCGCGCGGTCGGGGCCGCGCTCGAGGACGCGCTGCGTCGCCGCCGCGGACGGAGCGCGGCATGA
- a CDS encoding uracil-xanthine permease family protein → MTFGWKVVYGGKTPPPGAAVAPDERLSWGRTAGLGAQHVVAMFGATFVFPLVMGLNPQLAIMMSGIATICFLLIVQGQVPSYLGTSASFVGGATAIYSQGGNPADVTGAVLVAGVVLALVGLLIHVAGTHVLHAVLPPVVTGAVVMLIGFNLAPVVANIYWPQDQWVALLTMSAVILMAVGLRGFLGRIAVFLGLIFGYLISWLFDQFGQITSVLPGQNLRDAAGKVCSPEGPYCVATAFPHDRVNWGGVKDADWVGFPPVSDFANGVVGVHAPAFSLAFVLLMLPAVIALVAENTGHVKAVAEMTARDLDPVMGRAIAADGIGTVLASAVGGSPTTTYAENIGVMAATRVYSTAAYYVAAVVAILFGLSPKFGALVSATPGGVLGGITVVLYGMIGLLGAKIWKENQVDFANPVNLVPVAAGIIIAIGNTSLKITDNFQLGGIALGTIVALVAYHVSRAIAPANLREGGALIVAGPPGVQREDDIPGHETGSHRAP, encoded by the coding sequence ATGACGTTTGGCTGGAAGGTCGTCTACGGGGGCAAGACCCCACCGCCGGGTGCGGCCGTGGCCCCCGACGAGCGGTTGTCATGGGGGAGGACCGCCGGGCTGGGGGCGCAGCACGTCGTCGCCATGTTCGGTGCCACCTTCGTCTTCCCGCTGGTGATGGGGCTCAACCCGCAGCTGGCGATCATGATGAGCGGCATCGCGACGATCTGCTTCCTGCTGATCGTGCAGGGCCAGGTGCCCAGCTACCTCGGCACGTCGGCCTCCTTCGTCGGCGGCGCCACCGCGATCTACAGCCAGGGCGGCAACCCCGCGGACGTCACCGGCGCGGTCCTCGTCGCCGGCGTGGTGCTCGCTCTGGTCGGCCTGCTGATCCACGTCGCCGGCACCCACGTGCTGCACGCCGTGCTGCCCCCGGTGGTGACCGGCGCGGTCGTGATGCTGATCGGCTTCAACCTGGCGCCGGTGGTGGCGAACATCTACTGGCCCCAGGACCAGTGGGTGGCGCTGCTCACGATGTCGGCGGTGATCCTGATGGCGGTCGGGCTGCGCGGCTTCCTCGGCCGCATCGCGGTGTTCCTCGGCCTGATCTTCGGCTACCTGATCTCCTGGCTGTTCGACCAGTTCGGCCAGATCACCTCGGTGCTGCCCGGCCAGAACCTCCGTGACGCCGCCGGCAAGGTGTGCTCGCCCGAGGGCCCGTACTGCGTCGCCACCGCGTTCCCCCATGACCGGGTGAACTGGGGCGGCGTGAAGGACGCCGACTGGGTCGGGTTCCCGCCGGTCAGCGACTTCGCCAACGGCGTCGTTGGCGTCCACGCGCCGGCCTTCAGCCTGGCGTTCGTGCTGCTGATGCTGCCGGCCGTCATCGCGCTGGTCGCCGAGAACACCGGCCACGTGAAGGCGGTCGCCGAGATGACCGCGCGCGACCTCGACCCCGTGATGGGCCGCGCGATCGCCGCGGACGGCATCGGGACCGTGCTCGCCTCGGCGGTCGGTGGCTCGCCCACGACGACGTACGCCGAGAACATCGGGGTGATGGCAGCGACCCGGGTCTACTCCACGGCCGCGTACTACGTCGCCGCGGTGGTGGCGATCCTGTTCGGCCTGTCGCCGAAGTTCGGGGCGCTCGTCTCGGCCACGCCGGGCGGGGTGCTCGGCGGCATCACCGTCGTGCTCTACGGGATGATCGGCCTGCTCGGCGCCAAGATCTGGAAGGAGAACCAGGTCGACTTCGCCAACCCGGTCAACCTCGTGCCGGTGGCCGCCGGGATCATCATCGCGATCGGCAACACCTCGCTGAAGATCACCGACAACTTCCAGCTCGGCGGCATCGCCCTGGGCACCATCGTCGCCCTGGTCGCCTACCACGTGTCCCGGGCCATCGCACCGGCCAACCTGCGCGAGGGCGGGGCCCTGATAGTGGCGGGTCCACCCGGGGTGCAGCGGGAGGACGACATCCCGGGCCACGAGACCGGCTCGCACCGGGCCCCCTAG
- a CDS encoding (2Fe-2S)-binding protein — translation MSPLARPDPVDVSLSVNGTRHLLRLDPRRLLSDVLRHDLRLTGTHVGCEHGVCGACTVLVDGAPVRSCLLFAVSLEGAQVTTVEGCRSPEGGMGPVQQAFHECHALQCGFCTPGFVTTVTGYLAEHPHPTRAEAREAISGNLCRCTGYVNIVSAVERAAELLDRTGEPR, via the coding sequence ATGAGCCCGCTCGCCCGACCGGACCCGGTCGACGTCTCCCTCAGCGTCAACGGCACCCGGCACCTGCTCCGGCTCGACCCGCGCCGGCTGCTCTCCGACGTGCTGCGCCACGACCTGCGCCTGACCGGCACCCACGTCGGCTGCGAGCACGGCGTCTGCGGCGCCTGCACCGTGCTGGTCGACGGCGCCCCGGTCCGCTCCTGCCTGCTGTTCGCGGTCAGCCTCGAGGGCGCGCAGGTGACCACGGTCGAGGGCTGCCGGTCCCCGGAGGGCGGGATGGGCCCCGTGCAGCAGGCCTTCCACGAGTGCCACGCGCTGCAGTGCGGCTTCTGCACGCCCGGCTTCGTCACCACGGTGACCGGCTACCTCGCGGAGCACCCGCACCCGACCCGGGCGGAGGCCCGCGAGGCGATCAGCGGCAACCTGTGCCGGTGCACGGGCTACGTGAACATCGTCTCCGCGGTCGAGCGCGCCGCGGAGCTGCTCGACCGGACGGGGGAGCCCCGATGA